A section of the Tachysurus fulvidraco isolate hzauxx_2018 chromosome 7, HZAU_PFXX_2.0, whole genome shotgun sequence genome encodes:
- the LOC113653753 gene encoding interferon-induced very large GTPase 1-like isoform X1, with the protein MASSKGLFPQRRRRQSLSPAIMSEVRIVLLGDNVPLTSRVGNIILGRSAFKTEVLQSERASGDVEGRLITIINTPHLYNPRLSQEEVIQRVKECFSLADPGPHVFLLVLQSELISHELHDRVRSVLETYSPKSSTRTVTLTIGKVHGFISECDVRHHRIESLSKFDQHKVVQLLGKIDAVVKETGGSDSICKMSELLKDHAQDKKRSGTPGRHQDHWTEITSETDRNLEESKGTKITRSVVDEQAPTSEEFRDKGAGTIDQSTFNPVYSPGLFPQRRRRQSLSPAIMSEVRIVLLGDNVPLTSRVGNIILGRSAFKTEVLQSERASGDVEGRFITIINTSHLYNPRLSQEEVIQRVKECFSLADPGPHVFLLVLQSELISHELHDRVRSVLETYSPKSSTRTVTLTIGKVHGFISECDVRHHRIESLSKFDQHKVVQLLGKIDAVVKETGGSDSICKMSELLKDHAQDKKRSGTPGRHQDHWTEITSETDRNLEGSKGTKITRSVVDEQAPTSEEFRDKGAGTIDQSTFNPVYSPVSELRFILLGKSVSDTSSVGNLLLGRSVFETEHPLHSVLQCERVREHVKGRYITIINAPHLFDQTFSYHQLTLCIKDCVSLSAPGPHVIMLIVQPESFSETDKIRADKILLSLSEEAHKYTMVLTTKNIEIGSSVDPVEENVIQKIIAECNYRHLNFIGCSQADLVEKLEEMVKENKGSLFCEIFEDAETAIGNKMYNVQPEMEETEKIEECALTEQEHKEPDEMEKYVQIDEEEHHSALTTKVCLTVDTRHFKIVLLGREKKVKASISKQLRGKNTSPDQTESSSVCEIKTGEVCGHLVTLVELPALYNTQLSEQEVMRQTLHCVSDYNPGVDAFFIIVPEGLLTDEVKAEIEMFKSIFSSRVNDHTTFIITQKSPKKDINKDLQALIKTFGAEYILYSSKINAENLLPHVKDLLTKNNNCQYTMAMYAEAQVEAQLTYKRQIHNLEKQMTELKRKRPTTQDLSKSPETLRIVLLGKTGVGKSATGNTILGKDVFKEDLSDESVTSVCQKETATVGGRQITVIDTPGLFDTNIDNEEIRKEIVKCISMVSPGPHVFLLTLKIGQRFTPEERETVEIIEKTFGEKSNMYTIVLFTGGDLLKQKTIEHYVEEAGVNLRTLMSDCGNRYHAFNNNETKSNNQVLILLNKIDNMVAVNGGSYYTNEMFQQVEMQKQAELQGKILKEMEEQMKREREELEDKHKQETERLNCIIQAEKQHHQGTLEMLKERESDLEDRNVELNKTKESLNQAKQRIQDKEQNYKLNMELCKKKECDLEKILITKTEELQKMKETLGQERQKLKYTEHTYKMNMELCKKKETDLEDKLNTKTEELQKMKETLGQERQKLKYTEHTYKMNMELCKKKETDLEDKLNTKTEELQKMTETLGQERQKTTAVSDQLHHHIEESKIKEQREQMVKAEEEKQRRGLEDKINQLNVRLHEEEKMRKDTQNLYNTIMKESAHLKWQKDQTGQERMDEIQEMKKCCPETTVHNKEEEIKALMDRLNLMDWQQKCLKSTDCLEITKSSLNYQNPEINVAQVFLKRLLTVNYNARYCIRKETKKLSGNTEKTEIELHPMDVQMAVFHSSDHFLKQLVVTKLAQCQYALPLLVPNLLTRKIEFPLWTFRKVRKSWRTKTSTSEDKMIVETETPMVAFFRFGSVSSSKSQLINSIINEKHHTFFHRHCAGSSRNQLLMDGVVEIAWYCPSGKETDHFPDCVAFCNLHGEAGAHVTQHDILTTMSSLNVVFIPDFGQKNHYKGLVKRLFSSPKPLICVLTDDDSPVTELLKGKFSVGLKDRNRHDVCEELKGTIRDCLSETSNTFKLEDLAKDTQVRVDEDNGFCKKGKEAAFKIMSLLKNNDQSLHKETSLPCQGKLWHDWCKRNKELHRPHGHNIEKYTSEKNKEMDKIREQQQKHGLSNFMKCFIKGLNSKEADEKLYFLKWVEILLNNFTVERLSTLHQEYDQTWSKMSEVKKSHVIADQLETRKKLEELSEQLKSASFGLEHILREMGQVYESNQSVKMKRRKMKQRENIALFPALAAELILSGYPLELMDGDASHVPLIWVSAVLDELVKVLGDQRVFVLSVLGIQSSGKSTMLNAMFGLQFAVSAGRCTRGAFMQLVRVSEEMKEELKFDYILVVDTEGLRALELAGTSTRHHDNELATFVVGLGNLTLINIFGENPAEMQDILQIVVQAFLRMKKVQLNPSCVFVHQNVPDVTAGQKNMEGQRKLQDNLDKMTKLAGEEESYEAESFSDVIAFDIKNDVRYFAQLWEGSPPMAPQNPLYTEHVEELKKTILKRASKSPTLTQFKSRIKDLWQALLCENFVFSFRNTLEITEYRKLEEKYGTWTRDLRKSILDIQDKLHTSINNKQQCTVERKEIIDKMRETFNNVTESVQCYFEENEYGRDIIQQWRGMFEQKLQNLHDELVTQTVRELHEIIYQKQTCKNLEDQKSQYEADLFKKSKELALELKRGEKKLDEKQLKEHFDLLWKKWVSELTAKLTRTQVNIAEDITQILCEHYERKLLSERKPEKYENISVQGDYKKYITHGKKWKAVTDWFFQLPPESQDSIRQLILKVIEQTKDLIKLKPVAKTGYKPAYIQEIVVLVRKAVAEHQSPNYELNKTFSLDLSLNVCDIAKAEFEKQQKKFEESFNPLIYLEKMKPEYYRVFQKSCEGATSTAVFGGLICRQLGDSILQSVYNSTENYLADEMKTNCPELNGNRTNLEKHILRSLAEEQNFEKFMSYILTPKEHYESFIKDVVKVFMTKENPRVLAHIKGILQHKQKCVITAAETATREVIKIKGDANIWLEKFSSGLKVDVEYNTEHLRGSNCKDISDFQLLTDVVRKEISFITEELNRKFNSMSDLKMEKFRKSPDKILTEHLCRCCWAQCPFCKAICTSSIEGHDGDHSVPFHRFHGINGGHYRGTTNLSTDLCTKNVQSNKGFYPSHNNEVRIPYKSYRDAGGDYSTWSITPDLSMSPYWRWFVCTFQKDLENHYKKTFQGSGEIPEGWRTFTKEDALESLDK; encoded by the exons A TGTCTGAAGTGAGAATTGTGCTGCTGGGGGATAATGTACCTTTGACCAGCAGAGTGGGAAACATCATCCTGGGCAGATCTGCATTTAAGACTGAGGTTCTACAGAGTGAGAGAGCCAGTGGTGATGTGGAGGGAAGATTCATCACCATCATAAACACATCTCATCTCTATAACCCACGTCTCTCTCAGGAGGAAGTGATTCAGAGAGTAAAAGAGTGCTTTTCTCTCGCTGATCCTGGACCTCATGTGTTTCTGTTAGTGCTTCAGTCAGAATTAATATCACATGAGCTACATGACAGAGTCAGAAGTGTATTAGAAACTTACAGCCCAAAGTCTAGCACACGGACAGTAACGTTAACTATAGGTAAAGTCCATGGATTCATCAGTGAATGTGATGTGAGACACCACAGAATTGAGAGTCTATCTAAATTTGATCAACACAAGGTTGTTCAGCTTTTGGGGAAAATAGATGCAGTGGTGAAGGAGACTGGAGGAAGTGACTCGATCTGTAAAATGTCTGAACTTCTTAAAGACCATGCACAAGACAAGAAGCGCTCAGGGACACCAGGAAGACACCAAGATCATTGGACTGAGATCACATCAGAGACAGATAGAAACCTGGAGGGAAGTAAAG GAACAAAAATAACCCGGTCGGTTGTGGATGAACAGGCACCAACCAGTGAAGAATTTAGAGATAAAGGGGCAGGAACAATCGATCAATCAACATTCAACCCAGTCTATTCACCAG TGTCTGAGCTGAGGTTCATTCTTTTGGGGAAAAGTGTCTCAGACACCAGCAGTGTGGGAAACCTCCTCCTGGGCAGATCTGTGTTTGAGACTGAACATCCTCTACATTCAGTACTTcagtgtgagagagtcagagaacATGTGAAGGGAagatacatcaccatcatcaacgCACCTCATCTGTTTGACCAAACCTTCTCATATCATCAGCTCACACTGTGTATTAAAGACTGTGTGTCTCTATCGGCTCCTGGACCTCATGTCATAATGCTCATTGTACAGCCAGAAAGTTTCAGTGAAACAGACAAAATACGAGCAGATAAAATTCTCTTATCTCTGTCTGAAGAGGCCCATAAATACACCATGGTGTTAACTACAAAGAACATAGAAATCGGCAGCAGTGTTGATCCAGTGGAGGAGAATGTAATACAGAAGATCATTGCTGAATGTAATTACAGACATTTAAACTTCATTGGATGCAGCCAGGCCGATCTTGTAGAGAAGCTGGAAGAGATGGTCAAGGAGAATAAAGGAAGTCTTTTCTGTGAGATATTTGAAGATGCTGAGACTGCAATAGGCAACAAAATGTACAACGTACAGCCAGAAATGGAAGAAACTGAAAAAATAGAAGAGTGTGCTCTCACGGAACAAGAGCATAAAGAACCAgatgaaatggaaaaatatgTTCAGATAGACGAAGAAGAACATCATTCTGCTTTGACTACCAaag tttgTCTGACTGTAGACACAAGACATTTCAAAATTGTGCTGCTTGGCagagaaaagaaagtaaagGCCTCAATATCTAAACAATTACGTGGTAAAAACACTTCACCAGACCAGACAGAATCCAGCTCAGTGTGTGAGATAAAGACAGGagaagtttgtggacacctggtCACGCTGGTGGAGCTGCCTGCTCTCTACAACACTCAACTCtcagaacaggaagtgatgcgtCAGACTCTACACTGTGTCTCTGACTATAATCCAGGAGTTGATGCTTTCTTCATCATTGTTCCTGAAGGTCTTCTCACTGATGAAGTTAAAGCAGAAATAGAGATGTTTAAGAGTATCTTCAGCTCCAGAGTTAATGATCACACCACATTCATCATCACCCAGAAGTCACCAaagaaagacataaataaagatCTTCAGGCTTTAATAAAGACCTTTGGAGcagaatatattttatacagcagtaaaataaatgcagaaaatcTGCTCCCACATGTTAAAGACCTCCTTACAAAGAACAACAACTGTCAGTATACGATGGCCATGTACGCTGAGGCCCAGGTCGAAGCACAGCTGACATACAAACGTCAAATTCACAATCTGGAAAAACAAATGACTGAACTCAAGAGAAAAAGACCTACAACACAAG ATTTATCAAAAAGCCCTGAAACACTCAGAATTGTGCTGTTGGGGAAGACTGGAGTTGGGAAGAGCGCAACAGGAAACACCATCCTGGGGAAAGACGTATTTAAAGAAGACCTGTCTGATGAATCAGTAACcagtgtgtgtcagaaagaGACAGCAACAGTCGGTGGGAGACAGATTACTGTGATCGACACTCCAGGACTGTTCGACACTAATATTGATAATGAAGAGATCAGGAAAGAGATTGTTAAATGTATCTCAATGGTATCACCTGGTCCTCATGTGTTCCTGCTGACACTGAAAATAGGACAACGCTTTACaccagaggagagagagacagtggaAATCATTGAGAAGACTTTTGGTGAGAAATCTAACATGTACACGATTGTGCTCTTTACTGGAGGTGATTTGCTAAAACAAAAGACAATTGAACATTATGTGGAAGAAGCTGGGGTTAATTTAAGGACACTTATGTCTGACTGTGGGAACAGATATCATGCTTTTAACAACAATGAAACAAAAAGCAACAACCAGGTCCTGATTCTACTGAATAAGATTGATAACATGGTGGCAGTGAATGGAGGAAGCTACTACACCAATGAGATGTTCCAGCAGGTCGAAATGCAGAAGCAAGCAGAACTACAAGGGAAGATATTGAAGGAAATGGAGGAgcagatgaagagagagagagaagaactggaagataaacacaaacaagagacagaaagactgaACTGTATTATACAAGCAGAAAAACAACACCATCAAGGGACATTGGAAATGTTGAAGGAAAGGGAAAGTGATCTAGAAGACAGAAATGTGGAgctgaataaaacaaaagaatctCTAAATCAAGCAAAACAGAGAATACAAGATAAAGAGCAGAACTATAAGTTaaatatggagttgtgcaagaagaaagaatgtgatctagaaaaaatattaattaccAAAACTGAGGAGCtgcaaaaaatgaaagaaactcTTGGTcaagaaagacagaaattaAAGTATACAGAACACACGTATAAGATGAATATGGAATTGTGCAAGAAGAAAGAAACCGATCTTGAAGACAAATTAAATACCAAAACTGAGGAGCtgcaaaaaatgaaagaaactcTTGGTcaagaaagacagaaattaAAGTATACAGAACACACGTATAAGATGAATATGGAATTGTGCAAGAAGAAAGAAACCGATCTTGAAGACAAATTAAATACCAAAACTGAGGAGCtgcaaaaaatgacagaaactcTTGGtcaagaaagacagaaaactaCAGCAGTCTCAGACCAGCTTCACCACCATATagaagaaagtaaaataaaggaaCAACGTGAACAAATGGTAAAAGCAGAGGAGGAGAAACAGCGAAGAGGTTTAGAGGACAAGATTAATCAGCTCAATGTCAGACTGCATGAAGaagaaaagatgagaaaggacacACAAAATCTGTATAACACAATTATGAAAGAAAGCGCACACCTCAAGTGGCAAAAAGACCAGACTGGTCAAGAAAGAATGGATGAAATTCAGGAAATGAAGAAGTGCTGCCCTGAAACAACAGTTCATAATAAG GAAGAAGAAATTAAAGCACTTATGGACAGACTTAACCTTATGGATTGGCaacaaaaatgtttgaaaagtaCCGACTGCCTTGAAATAACTAAATCCTCACTAAACTACCAAAATCCTGAGATTAATGTGGCCCAAGTCTTTCTAAAGCGGCTACTAACAGTGAATTACAATGCAAGATACTGCATTAGAAAGGAAACCAAAAAACTCTCAGGAAATACTGAAAAGACAGAAATTGAGCTCCACCCCATGGATGTCCAGATGGCGGTGTTCCACAGCTCTGATCATTTCCTAAAGCAGCTAGTAGTGACTAAACTAGCTCAGTGTCAGTACGCTCTGCCTCTGCTGGTGCCCAATCTCCTCACCAGAAAGATCGAGTTTCCTCTCTGGACCTTTCGCAAAGTcaggaagagctggaggacTAAAACCTCCACTAGTGAGGACAAAATGATTGTTGAGACAGAAACTCCAATGGTGGCATTCTTTAGGTTTGGTTCTGTATCTTCATCTAAGtctcagctgattaacagcATAATCAATGAAAAGCATCACACATTCTTCCACAGACACTGTGCAGGCAGCAGCAGAAACCAGTTACTGATGGATGGAGTGGTGGAGATTGCTTGGTACTGCCCTTCTGGGAAGGAGACTGATCATTTCCCTGACTGTGTGGCGTTCTGTAATCTTCATGGTGAAGCTGGAGCTCATGTAACACAGCATGATATTTTAACAACGATGTCCTCTCTGAATGTTGTCTTTATACCTGATTTTGGTCAGAAAAATCACTACAAAGGATTAGTGAAACGGCTCTTTAGCTCCCCAAAGCCTCTGATTTGTGTTCTGACAGATGATGATTCTCCTGTAACAGAGCTGCTAAAGGGGAAGTTCAGTGTTGGATTAAAGGACAGAAATCGGCATGATGTATGTGAAGAACTGAAAGGAACTATCAGAGACTGTCTATCAGAAACGTCAAACACCTTTAAACTAGAGGATCTGGCCAAAGACACACAGGTCAGAGTGGATGAAGATAATGGATTCTgtaagaaaggaaaggaagctGCCTTCAAGATAATGTCTCTGCTGAAGAATAATGACCAGTCCTTACACAAAGAAACAAGTCTACCATGTCAGGGGAAACTGTGGCATGACTGGTGTAAGAGGAACAAAGAACTACACCGACCTCATGGACACAACATAGAAAAGTACACAAgtgaaaaaaacaaggaaatggATAAAATCCGGGAACAGCAGCAAAAACATGGTCTTAGCAACTTCATGAAGTGCTTTATCAAAGGACTGAATTCTAAGGAAGCTGATGAGAAACTGTATTTCCTGAAATGGGTTGAAATCCTTCTGAACAATTTCACTGTAGAACGTCTCTCCACCTTACATCAGGAATATGATCAAACGTGGTCAAAAATGTCAGAAGTAAAGAAATCTCATGTTATAGCAGATCAACTGGAAACTAGAAAAAAGCTTGAGGAACTGTCAGAGCAGCTGAAGTCTGCTTCTTTTGGTTTAGAACATATACTCAGGGAGATGGGACAGGTATATGAGTCAAATCAGtctgtaaaaatgaaaagaagaaaaatgaagcAAAGAGAAAACATTGCTCTATTTCCTGCTCTTGCAGCTGAACTCATTCTTTCAGGATATCCACTGGAGCTGATGGATGGAGATGCTTCTCATGTTCCTCTGATCTGGGTTTCAGCAGTTCTAGATGAACTTGTGAAGGTCCTGGGGGATCAGAGAGTGTTTGTGCTGTCAGTTTTGGGGATTCAGAGCTCTGGGAAATCCACCATGCTGAATGCCATGTTTGGACTCCAGTTTGCTGTCAGTGCTGGAAGGTGCACCAGAGGAGCCTTCATGCAGCTGGTCAGAGTGTCAGAGGAGATGAAGGAAGAGCTGAAGTTTGACTACATTCTAGTTGTAGATACTGAAGGACTTCGAGCGCTTGAGCTCGCAGGAACATCCACTCGACATCATGACAATGAACTCGCCACATTCGTTGTTGGTCTTGGAAATCTGACCTTGATCAATATCTTTGGTGAGAACCCTGCTGAGATGCAGGACATCCTTCAGATTGTTGTTCAGGCCTTcctgaggatgaagaaggtccAACTCAATCccagctgtgtgtttgtccacCAGAATGTTCCAGATGTTACAGCCGGACAGAAAAACATGGAGGGACAGAGAAAATTACAAGATAATCTGGATAAAATGACCAAGCTGGCTGGTGAGGAGGAATCCTATGAAGCAGAAAGTTTTAGTGACGTCATCGCATTTGACATAAAAAACGATGTGAGATACTTTGCACAGCTGTGGGAGGGAAGCCCACCCATGGCTCCTCAAAACCCATTATACACTGAACATGTGGAAGAGCTGAAGAAGACAATACTGAAAAGGGCCTCAAAAAGTCCTACTCTAACACAGTTTAAATCACGGATTAAAGATCTCTGGCAAGCACTTCTGTGTGAAAACTTTGTGTTCAGTTTCAGAAACACACTGGAGATCACAGAATACAGAAAACTGGAGGAGAAATATGGGACATGGACCCGGGATCTCAGGAAATCTATACTCGATATACAAGACAAACTACACACCAGCATCAACAACAAACAGCAGTGCACAGTTGAGAGAAAGGAAATTATAGATAAAATGAGAGAAACATTTAATAATGTGACAGAATCAGTGCAATGTTACTTTGAGGAAAATGAATATGGGAGAGACATCATTCAGCAATGGAGAGGAATGTTTGAGCAAAAGCTTCAAAATCTACATGATGAACTTGTGACACAAACAGTGAGAGAGCTGCATGAGATCATTTACCAAAAGCAAACCTGCAAAAACCTGGAAGATCAGAAATCTCAGTATGAGGCAGATCTTTTTAAAAAGAGCAAAGAGCTGGCATTGGAACTGAAAAGGGGTGAAAAGAAACTGGATGAAAAGCAGCTGAAAGAACATTTTGATTTATTGTGGAAAAAGTGGGTCTCTGAACTGACTGCAAAGCTGACAAGGACACAAGTGAACATAGCAGAAGATATAACACAAATACTGTGTGAACACTATGAAAGAAAACTTCTGTCTGAGAGGAAACCTGAAAAGTATGAGAACATAAGTGTGCAGGGTGATTATAAGAAATATATAACACATGGGAAAAAGTGGAAAGCTGTTACAGATTGGTTTTTTCAGTTACCACCTGAGAGCCAAGACTCTATAAGGCAACTGATCCTGAAAGTCATTGAGCAAACTAAAGACCTGATAAAATTAAAACCAGTTGCAAAGACGGGCTACAAACCTGCCTACATTCAAGAGATCGTTGTACTGGTAAGAAAAGCTGTGGCTGAACATCAGTCTCCAAATTATGAGTTGAACAAAACGTTCTCACTGGATCTCTCTCTGAATGTGTGTGACATTGCGAAAGCAGAGTTTGAAAAGCAACAGAAGAAATTTGAGGAGAGTTTTAATCCATTAATCTATCTAGAGAAAATGAAACCAGAATACTACAGAGTTTTTCAGAAATCCTGTGAAGGTGCCACATCTACAGCAGTATTTGGAGGATTAATCTGTAGACAGCTTGGAGACTCGATCCTACAGAGTGTGTACAACAGTACTGAAAATTATCTGGCTGATGAAATGAAGACAAACTGTCCAGAACTTAATGGAAACAGGACAAACCTGGAGAAACACATTCTCAGATCACTTGCTGAAGAGCAGAACTTTGAAAAGTTTATGAGCTACATCTTGACACCTAAGGAACATTATGAGAGCTTCATTAAAGATGTTGTAAAAGTTTTCATGACTAAAGAAAACCCCAGAGTTCTTGCTCATATTAAAGGAATTCTTCAACACAAACAGAAGTGTGTAATCACTGCAGCAGAAACTGCAACTCGGGAAGTGATAAAGATCAAAGGAGATGCAAACATCTGGCTGGAAAAATTCTCCAGTGGTCTGAAAGTTGATGTTGAATACAATACAGAACATCTCCGTGGAAGTAACTGTAAAGACATCAGTGATTTTCAGCTGCTTACAGATGTAGTGAGAAAAGAAATCTCATTCATTACTGAAGAGCTGAACAGGAAGTTTAACAGCATGTCTGATCTTAAAATGGAGAAGTTCAGGAAGAGTCCAGATAAGATTCTGACTGAACACCTCTGTAGATGCTGCTGGGCTCAGTGTCCATTCTGTAAAGCCATCTGTACCAGCTCAATAGAGGGACATGATGGAGATCACAGTGTCCCCTTCCACAGGTTTCATGGCATCAATGGGGGTCATTACAGAGGAACAACAAATCTCTCCACTGATTTATGCacaaaaaatgtacaaagtAATAAAGGTTTCTACCCAAGTCATAATAATGAAGTGAGAATTCCTTACAAATCATACAGAGACGCAGGAGGAGATTATAGTACCTGGAGCATCACCCCAGACCTGTCTATGTCACCATACTGGAGGTGGTTTGTGTGTACATTCCAGAAGGATTTGGAAAACcattataaaaaaacattccagGGAAGTGGAGAAATCCCTGAAGGATGGAGAACATTCACAAAGGAAGATGCTCTTGAGAGTttggataaataa